The following are encoded together in the Lactuca sativa cultivar Salinas chromosome 1, Lsat_Salinas_v11, whole genome shotgun sequence genome:
- the LOC111910788 gene encoding putative disease resistance RPP13-like protein 1, whose product MKCGRLPLALKALGRVLKGNRNGDEWEKLLKSEIWDIDDGSEILPALRLSYYHLPPHLKQLFAYCSLFPKDTEFKKNELVLMWMAEGFLSQSKSMESLGHRYFEELQSRSFFQHSMNDKFEYTMHDLMNDLATSVAGEFFCRLDGEMDVSDTNEVFEKLRHFSLIASSSGSYRKLKQLQKSTRLHTFIADYVHDELLHKLQFIRVLGLSGLTIREVPESIGSLKHLRYLNFSFTSITCLPEQVSDLYNLQSLLVHHCYKLSSLPKSFAKLINLRHLDVRKTPNLKKMPLGMGGLMSLQTLTKVFIEEGNGFKISDLKGLLDLQGRLSIKGLDTVKNSIEAKDANLHEKKGLDVLEMEWSDVFDDSRNEMIEYEVLKELRPHPKFKKLKIFNNNGMRFPSWVGDPSFDQLTEITLCGCRSTHLPTLGLLGSLRKLVVESMSEVKSVGFEFLAPVSSFIGIGFPSLEILEFNDMEGWKRWSINGGDGYETPTSFPRLHQISLINCPELAEVSIGLIPSLRVLYIEECSEAVLRSMVGLSSSLVKLKILNVKGLTQLHGEDLMHLGAIEDLEIKKCDELRYLWEREPEAWQSLVSLQKLEVWWCKNLVSSAEKEDNFGISMESLKYVQFYNCEKLESYNCTNTVERLLIRRCDSMTSLTFSAVQEHPSPLTELIVSDCGNIQPKPIPVKDFLFLSMSRLTSLTVFNCKNLKSFPHEHFQSLTSLEEMEIYDCPSMDYSFPCGVWPPNLTKLTIGGLNKPMSSFIYSGRRCEE is encoded by the exons ATGAAATGTGGTAGATTGCCTTTGGCTTTGAAAGCACTTGGGAGGGTCTTGAAGGGAAATAGAAATGGTGATGAATGGGAGAAGTTGTTGAAGAGTGAGATATGGGATATAGATGATGGAAGCGAGATTCTTCCGGCTCTAAGACTAAGCTATTATCATCTCCCTCCACATTTGAAGCAGTTGTTTGCATACTGCTCCTTATTTCCCAAGGACACTGAGTTTAAAAAGAATGAGTTGGTCCTGATGTGGATGGCAGAGGGATTTTTGTCCCAATCAAAATCAATGGAGAGTTTAGGTCATCGTTATTTTGAAGAGCTACAGTCAAGGTCCTTTTTTCAACATTCAATGAATGACAAGTTCGAATATACAATGCATGATCTGATGAATGACTTGGCCACAAGTGTTGCAGGAGAGTTTTTTTGTAGATTGGATGGTGAGATGGATGTATCTGACACGAATGAAGTTTTTGAGAAGCTTCGTCACTTTTCACTTATAGCTTCATCATCTGGATCATATAGAAAGCTTAAGCAATTACAAAAATCTACTCGCTTGCACACTTTCATAGCAGACTATGTTCATGATGAATTACTTCATAAACTACAGTTTATAAGGGTGCTAGGACTATCTGGACTCACAATCAGAGAGGTACCAGAATCCATTGGTAGTCTCAAGCATCTACGATACCTTAATTTTTCttttacttcaatcacatgtttGCCAGAACAAGTGAGTGACCTTTATAATCTACAAAGCTTGTTGGTTCATCATTGCTATAAGTTATCTAGCTTGCCAAAAAGTTTTGCAAAGTTAATAAACCTGCGACATCTTGATGTAAGGAAGACTCCGAATTTGAAGAAGATGCCCTTAGGGATGGGTGGGTTGATGAGTCTACAAACTCTAACCAAGGTCTTTATTGAAGAAGGTAATGGGTTCAAAATATCCGATCTTAAGGGCCTATTGGATCTTCAAGGCCGACTTTCGATTAAGGGGCTGGACACAGTTAAAAATTCAATAGAAGCAAAGGATGCCAACTTACATGAAAAGAAAGGTCTTGATGTTTTGGAGATGGAATGGAGTGATGTGTTTGATGATTCTCGGAATGAGATGATTGAATATGAAGTACTTAAAGAACTAAGGCCTCAtcctaagttcaaaaaactcAAGATTTTCAATAACAACGGAATGCGATTTCCTAGTTGGGTTGGCGATCCCTCCTTTGATCAGTTAACAGAGATTACGCTATGTGGCTGTCGAAGTACACACTTACCAACACTTGGACTTTTAGGGTCTCttaggaagttggttgttgaaagCATGAGTGAGGTGAAGAGTGTGGGTTTTGAGTTTCTTGCACCTGTAAGTTCTTTTATTGGCATTGGATTTCCATCGCTTGAAATTCTGGAATTTAATGATATGGAAGGTTGGAAGAGATGGTCGATTAATGGTGGCGACGGATATGAAACTCCTACATCATTTCCTCGTCTTCATCAGATCTCTTTAATAAATTGTCCAGAACTAGCTGAAGTGTCAATCGGATTGATACCTTCACTTCGGGTTTTATATATAGAAGAATGTTCCGAAGCAGTGTTAAGAAGCATGGTTGGTTTGTCCTCATCACTtgttaaattaaaaattttaaatgtcAAAGGACTTACTCAACTACATGGAGAAGATTTAATGCATCTTGGGGCAATTGAAGATCTGGAAATTAAAAAATGTGATGAACTGAGATACTTGTGGGAACGAGAACCAGAAGCATGGCAGAGTCTTGTGAGTTTACagaagttggaagtatggtggTGTAAAAACTTGGTTTCATCAGCTGAGAAAGAGGATAATTTTGGGATCAGCATGGAATCACTTAAATATGTGCAATTTTATAACTGTGAGAAATTGGAGAGTTACAATTGTACAAATACTGTTGAGAGGTTGCTTATACGTCGTTGTGATTCAATGACCTCTTTGACCTTCTCAGCAGTGCAGGAGCACCCATCCCCTCTTACTGAATTGATAGTCAGTGATTGTGGCAACATACAACCCAAACCCATTCCAGTCAAAGATTTCCTGTTTCTCTCCATGTCTCGCCTAACATCTCTTACTGTCTTTAACTGCAAGAATCTAAAGTCATTTCCTCATGAGCATTTTCAAAGTCTCACATCTTTGGAAGAAATGGAGATATATGATTGTCCAAGTATGGACTACTCCTTTCCTTGTGGGGTGTGGCCTCCTAATTTGACCAAACTAACCATAGGAGGCCTAAATAAGCCCAT GAGTAGTTTCATTTATAGTGGCAGAAGATGTGAAGAATAA